In the Geobacter sp. FeAm09 genome, one interval contains:
- a CDS encoding DUF2971 domain-containing protein produces MDASAPQKLYKYRKFDLYSLKMLTNGTVYFSDPMNFNDPLDCKPEILVDVDQDSLEGLCMRMTDRSSQILHECNLAVGYHHGDATEKEAYLTYLLGNRVKEELHSELRKNGVLSLAESWSCPLMWSHYGDQHNGICLGYETTRSSYDLMKKVDYDGTRCIKCSDLVNSYVNDCSTAKERIKDAFFFTKANDWKYEREWRLISDKPGEESSPFELTEIYFGMRCDHAVKATIVNLMSGFDIDYYEVFPRTDTFDLQARRLDTEAKQDLKARPPLRFVFGLADRHQFGYSPVSLSTELPSDEALP; encoded by the coding sequence ATGGACGCCTCTGCCCCCCAAAAGCTTTACAAATACAGGAAATTTGACCTTTATTCCCTGAAAATGCTTACCAACGGCACCGTCTACTTCTCCGATCCGATGAACTTCAACGACCCGCTTGATTGCAAGCCTGAGATATTAGTAGATGTGGATCAGGATAGCCTTGAAGGGTTGTGTATGAGAATGACAGACCGAAGCTCGCAAATTCTTCACGAATGCAACTTGGCTGTCGGGTACCATCACGGTGATGCTACCGAAAAGGAAGCTTACCTTACATACTTGCTGGGGAACCGAGTAAAGGAGGAACTGCATTCAGAACTGAGGAAGAATGGAGTGCTCTCATTGGCTGAGAGTTGGAGCTGCCCGTTGATGTGGAGCCATTATGGCGATCAGCATAATGGAATCTGCCTTGGCTATGAGACCACTCGGTCCTCCTACGACTTGATGAAGAAGGTCGACTATGATGGGACGAGGTGTATAAAATGCAGCGACCTCGTGAACAGCTACGTCAATGACTGCAGTACAGCTAAAGAGAGAATAAAGGATGCGTTTTTCTTCACTAAAGCTAATGACTGGAAGTATGAGAGGGAGTGGAGGCTGATTTCTGACAAACCTGGCGAAGAAAGTAGCCCATTCGAACTCACTGAGATTTACTTTGGTATGAGATGCGATCACGCTGTTAAAGCCACGATTGTGAACCTAATGTCTGGTTTCGATATAGACTACTATGAGGTTTTTCCGAGGACGGACACGTTCGACCTGCAGGCGAGACGGCTTGATACAGAGGCTAAGCAGGATTTGAAAGCGCGGCCACCTCTACGATTCGTATTCGGCCTCGCTGATCGCCATCAATTCGGTTATTCACCAGTTAGTCTTTCAACGGAGTTGCCTAGCGACGAGGCGCTCCCGTGA
- a CDS encoding DUF5677 domain-containing protein, producing the protein MKKPDPEKDLPALRKHVERMIVTTQKVIDRPLNYNEADHYAFMLLCFLMKQSEHVRSVAILVDAAQYRDATAIARMMLEGMSTLMWAACDRTNRPLQWRAYALVSDWELLCEKKANGEDVDLEMEKRLCDRLKRHGPKFLTKRARRDGANDTDWRFQKTWLLDAEGSHITRSSMFEEIKGESLYELYEDFSQWLHWTPRALGDCIVRNEDGRTAYNPNSYRQAAQALVVAFLTTLQTLKLVYEHFKIQSKPPLDQLKMEFLKDIGVET; encoded by the coding sequence ATGAAAAAACCCGATCCAGAAAAGGATCTTCCAGCACTGCGAAAACATGTTGAAAGAATGATCGTCACGACTCAGAAAGTGATCGACCGGCCTTTAAACTATAACGAAGCAGATCACTATGCGTTCATGTTGCTCTGTTTTTTGATGAAGCAATCGGAACATGTTCGCTCCGTGGCTATTCTCGTTGATGCGGCGCAATATCGCGATGCAACTGCAATAGCTCGAATGATGCTTGAAGGAATGAGCACTTTGATGTGGGCCGCGTGTGACCGTACGAATCGGCCACTTCAATGGCGTGCATATGCGCTGGTTTCGGATTGGGAGCTTTTATGTGAAAAGAAAGCGAACGGAGAAGACGTTGACTTAGAGATGGAAAAACGATTGTGTGATCGACTGAAGCGGCATGGTCCAAAGTTTTTGACGAAACGGGCCAGAAGAGACGGTGCTAACGACACAGATTGGCGTTTTCAAAAGACATGGTTGCTAGATGCGGAGGGGAGTCACATAACTCGCAGCAGCATGTTTGAAGAAATCAAAGGCGAAAGTCTCTATGAACTCTATGAGGATTTTTCGCAGTGGCTGCACTGGACACCAAGGGCTCTTGGGGATTGCATTGTGCGCAACGAGGACGGCAGAACAGCATATAATCCCAACTCATATCGTCAGGCTGCTCAAGCACTTGTAGTCGCTTTCCTGACAACTCTTCAGACGCTGAAACTTGTGTATGAGCATTTCAAAATACAAAGCAAGCCCCCGCTCGACCAGTTGAAGATGGAGTTTCTTAAAGATATCGGTGTAGAAACATAA